Proteins encoded within one genomic window of Komagataella phaffii GS115 chromosome 3, complete sequence:
- a CDS encoding 1,3-beta-glucanosyltransferase, which produces MLGFKDFFRLLILFVTAFASDSYEFSSSVKHIASPTTVERIRKLTPTIEAYGSKFFYSNNGSQFFIKGIAYQQDFTEYLRRPESLVDVDAPKTQTLCELNFRNGRHFVDPLAWPDICTRDLPYLQELGVNTLRVYSIDPRANHDVCMERLAEAGIYVILDLSNVDCSINRDDPSWDLEIMDCYTSVIDTMAPYDNVLGFFAGNEVNTDVANTYTMPFVKSSIRDIKSYIKRKNIRKIPVGYSSNDDSLTRNNLADYLVCGENDLAKIDFFGINMYEWCGYSSYATSGYKERTLEMAGYPVPVFLSEFGCNLKRPRPFTEVEAIFNKPMTNVWSGAIMYMYFEERNEYGVVKVKGDYITDPVEKLPDFNLLKAQYRNASPKGVNKQDYSSHGSKDVQCPVASEDWKVSEELPSTPRAPKCDCMMAALKCSIEEVPNRSELAEIVGYICGEISCHNIVANGTTGWYGEFSDCSFHQKLSYVAQLYYNYHNSTPDACYFEGYGRINAYPNTLEALAMFKTLKGTRCKEELGPVKEISRLITGEPFGSQNRDSPRRILVDSRLKNTNLDTSESKAITAKIISKSSLLTNLIAMFLVILFT; this is translated from the coding sequence ATGCTGGGTTTCAAGGACTTCTTTCGCCTATTAATTCTCTTTGTTACTGCATTTGCCTCCGACTCCTATGAGTTTTCGTCTTCCGTCAAACATATAGCTTCACCCACAAcagttgaaagaatccGAAAGTTGACTCCCACAATTGAAGCGTACGGATCTAAGTTTTTTTATTCAAACAACGGAtctcaattcttcatcaaaggaATAGCCTATCAGCAAGATTTCACTGAATACTTGCGTCGTCCTGAATCCCTTGTCGACGTTGACGCTCCCAAAACCCAAACTCTATGTGAATTGAACTTTAGGAACGGCCGACATTTTGTTGACCCTCTAGCTTGGCCTGATATCTGTACCAGAGATCTGCCATATCTTCAAGAGCTAGGAGTCAACACTCTCAGGGTCTACTCTATAGATCCAAGGGCTAATCATGACGTCTGTATGGAAAGATTAGCTGAGGCTGGGATTTATGTTATATTGGACCTGTCTAACGTTGATTGCTCTATTAATAGGGACGATCCCTCATGGGATCTTGAAATTATGGACTGCTACACTTCTGTGATCGATACGATGGCTCCTTATGACAATGTATTAGGTTTTTTTGCTGGCAATGAGGTCAACACGGATGTTGCAAACACTTACACAATGCCGTTTGTAAAAAGTTCTATTAGAGATATAAAGAGTTACATTAAACGAAAGAATATTAGGAAAATTCCAGTTGGCTACTCCTCCAATGATGATTCCCTTACTAGAAATAATTTGGCGGACTATCTAGTGTGTGGGGAAAATGATTTGGCCAAGATTGACTTTTTCGGTATCAATATGTACGAATGGTGTGGTTACTCATCTTATGCCACATCAGGATATAAGGAGAGAACTTTAGAGATGGCTGGCTATCCTGTTCCCGTATTTTTAAGTGAATTTGGTTGTAATCTGAAACGTCCAAGGCCGTTCACAGAAGTGGAAGCTATATTCAACAAACCCATGACAAATGTTTGGTCAGGTGCAATAATGTACATgtattttgaagaaagaaatgagTACGGAGTGGTCAAAGTCAAGGGCGATTACATCACCGACCCCGTAGAAAAACTGCCGGATTTTAATCTTTTGAAGGCACAGTACAGGAATGCATCTCCTAAGGGTGTGAACAAACAAGATTATTCATCTCATGGATCTAAAGACGTTCAATGTCCTGTGGCTAGTGAAGATTGGAAAGTATCCGAAGAGCTACCTTCTACACCTAGAGCACCAAAATGTGATTGCATGATGGCAGCTCTGAAATGctcaattgaagaggtTCCGAATAGATCAGAGCTGGCAGAAATAGTGGGGTACATTTGTGGAGAAATCAGTTGTCACAATATTGTTGCTAATGGAACCACTGGCTGGTACGGAGAATTTTCCGATTGTTCTTTCCACCAGAAGCTATCCTATGTGGCCCAATTATATTATAATTACCATAACTCCACTCCTGATGCATGCTATTTTGAAGGGTATGGTCGTATCAACGCTTATCCAAACACATTAGAGGCATTAGCTATGTTTAAGACATTGAAAGGGACTAGATGCAAGGAAGAATTAGGACCAGTCAAGGAGATTAGTCGTTTGATAACTGGGGAACCGTTTGGTTCGCAGAATAGAGATTCCCCTCGGAGAATTCTGGTAGATAGTaggttgaaaaatactaACTTGGACACGTCCGAAAGCAAAGCCATCACTGCAAAgattatttccaaatccaGCCTTTTGACCAATCTTATTGCTATGTTCTTAGTAATATTATTTACTTAG
- a CDS encoding Constituent of the mitochondrial inner membrane presequence translocase (TIM23 complex): MSVRTIRPTFRILNSAIRTQSLKKNFIGPKSGIFLPAYSFLGERNFHISSIRIQQQQNQQQQQQQKKNRSTGPNLFLRIKNAVTFTASTALVIGALGLAGISLYLLFSELFLPSGDTTTFNHAVTMVEKDPGAQKLLQIDPGTRLKAYGEATGDKWTRNRPLRTSRRIGKDGYERILMRFHVESDNQVGVVSLEAVDKTVFDQEFAYVYLDVPGKKRHYIISPQLPQKTQNTGFLGVKWGPKSN, from the coding sequence ATGAGTGTTCGTACAATCAGACCCACTTTTAGGATACTCAATTCTGCAATCAGGACACAATCGctcaagaaaaattttATTGGGCCTAAATCCGGAATATTTTTGCCAGCTTATAGCTTTTTaggtgaaagaaatttCCATATCAGTAGCATCAGAATccagcagcagcaaaatcaacaacaacaacaacaacagaaaaagaacagATCAACAGGTCCTAACCTGTTTTTACGTATAAAAAATGCTGTCACTTTCACTGCATCCACTGCCTTAGTGATTGGAGCCCTTGGGTTAGCAGGAATATCATTATATCTGCTGTTCTCAGAATTGTTCCTTCCTTCTGGAGACACCACTACTTTCAACCATGCTGTTACGATGGTTGAAAAGGACCCGGGAGCTCAAAAACTATTACAGATCGACCCCGGCACAAGATTGAAGGCTTATGGTGAGGCAACAGGAGATAAGTGGACACGCAATAGACCTTTGAGaacatcaagaagaatAGGAAAAGACGGTTATGAGAGAATTTTGATGAGATTCCACGTTGAAAGTGATAATCAAGTTGGTGTGGTATCTTTAGAGGCTGTTGATAAAACAGTGTTTGATCAAGAGTTTGCTTACGTCTACTTGGATGTTCCAGGTAAGAAGAGACATTATATTATTTCGCCTCAGTTGCCTCAGAAGACTCAAAATACCGGATTTTTAGGAGTTAAATGGGGCCCTAAGAGTAATTAG